From the Hordeum vulgare subsp. vulgare chromosome 1H, MorexV3_pseudomolecules_assembly, whole genome shotgun sequence genome, the window CGCATGGTTGCTCACATTCTCACTAGCCTGCGCTGGATCACCGACATCCAGGGCGCGCTTGAGCCCGCTGCCACGATGGAGTATGTGGACCCCTGTCGTCGCCTCCATCTGGTTGTGCTTTCCCCCCAGCCCGACTCGATTCGCTGGCCCTGGACCGAGAATGGTGCCTATTCAGCCTCCTGTTGCTACAACGCACTCTTTCATGGCTCCACTACTTCGGAGTTCTTACGATCCTGATGGCCTATTGTCAAGGATGACCCCTGCGTCGTTTTTGCCAAGTTGTCCTCCCTCAACGGTTGCGCTTTCCAAAAGCTCAATGAGGCATTCATGACTTTGCTTCCTAAGCGACCAGATGCTTCCTTTCTCCTTGACCACCGCCCGATTAGTCTCATCCACCTCGTCGCCAAGTTGTTCGCTACGGTCCTCTCTTTCCAACTGGCGCCGCGTCATGGCGAGCTGGTCTCCACTAATCAGAGCGCCTTCATCGCTGGGACTCGTCCAGCAGACTGCGAGGTAATTGCACCAGCTGAAGCTCCCTCGGGTTCTTCTCAAGCTGGACATCGTGCGAGCTTTTGACTCGGTCTCGTGGCCGTTCCTGCTTCAGGTTCTGCATCACTTGGGGTTTGGCCCGCGCTGGCGCGAATTGGTGTCCATTTTGATCTCGACGGCATCCACGTGCGTTCTGATGAATGGGACACCAGGCCCCACGCCCCCCACGAACAGGGCTTCCGACAGGGAGACCCCGTCTCCCCGATGCTCCCTGTTCCAGTTTGCTGTCCAGGCCGGTATCGTCAAGAGGCTGACGCCGAGGCATGTCGCTTACAGCGCATCCCTCTTCGCGGATGACGTAGTCATCTTCTGCCACCGTGAGGCCCAGGAGCTCTCCATGATCAGCACCCTGCTGGACCTCTTCGGCGCAGCCTCTATCATGCGCACCAACGTTGCGAAATGCCTCGCTTCGCCGATCCAATGCCCCGACAGCATCTCCAACACCATTGGCACGTCGCTTGCGTGCCCTGTCGCGGCATTCCCAATCCAGTACCTCGGCCGTCCACTCTCGGGCCCTCCACTCTCCCTTCGCAAGGTGCCGACGTCTCATCTGATGCCTCTCATTGAGAATCTCGTGCGCAAGCTTGCCTCTTGGAAGGCCACCCTTCTCCAACCGTGGGGAGCGCGTGGCCCTGGTCCGTCAGGTCTTGACCGCCATGCCAGTGCACCTACTTCTCGCAATGGCTATCTCGCCCCCCATCCTCAAGAAGGTGAACAGGATTCTACGCGACTTCCTCTGGCACGGGCGCAAGGATGCGCGCACGGGCTCCTGTCTGGTCAGCTGGGCGCGGGTGTGCCGCCCCCTCGAGCTAGGCGAACTGGGAGTTTGCGATCTATACTGCACCGGCATCTCCCTCGGCACCAGGTGGCTTTGCCTCCAAACCACCGACCCCCTCGCCCTTGGGCTCATCTCCAGCTCCCCCACGACTCCGAGGTTCATCAGTTCTTCCATGCATCCATGGCATGGACCATTGGTGATGGCACCTCCTGCCGCTTTTGGGAGGATCCATGGCTCAAGGGGAAAGCAATCTCCGACGACGTCGTCCCCTCGTTGGCAACTCTCGTGCCTCGTCGCGCGAGGCGTGCTCGCATGGTTGCTCACGTTCTCACCGGCCTGCGCTGGATCGCCGACATCCAGGGCGCGCTTGAGCCCGCTACCACGATGGAGTATGTGGACCCCTGTCATCGCCTCCATATGGTTGTGCTTTCCCCCTAGCCCGACTCGATTTGCTGGTGCTAGACCGAGAATGGTGCCTATTCAGCCTCCTCTTGCTACAACACACTCTTTCATGGCTCCACTACTTCGGAGTTCTGGTGTCTAGCCTGGCAGACCGGATCCCCCACTTCGATACAATTCTTCATCTGGCTCGCCTCCTTGAACCGATGCTGGTCCGCGGATCGTCTTGCCAGACACGGATTATCGCATGAACTGGCATGCGCGCTCTGCTCCCAGGAGCCCGAGACGCTTCACCACATCCTTGTTGGCTGCGTCTTTGCGCGCATCACTTGGCAAGCAATTCTGCCCTGGTGCTCTCCCATGATGGCCATTCCGGATGGCTCGGTGCACTACTTTGACTAGCTCTCGTCAGCTATGCTAGCTGCACCGGCATCATGACGACGAGGACTGGCCATCGTTGCCTCGCTCACATCATGGTCCCTCTGGCGGCATCTAAATGTCGTCATCTTCGACCAGATCACCCCCTCTACCACTGCTCTGATCATCGGAATCAAAGACGAAGCTCGCTCCTCAGCCACACCTGGAGTTCGAGGAACGACTACATGCATTCGTGTAACCTGAATATCTAGTTTTGGGGGCTAAGCAACCCCCGTCTATCTTCTGCTCGATTAGGTGTCTGGGCCTCGCCATTCGTGTGTACAAGGCCTCAACGCCACCCTATACTCTATTCCTTACTTCCCTATCAATGCAATGATATGCTTAGGCGTATTCGTGAAAAACAAAGACTTGATTGTCAAAAGTATAAAAAAAAATCAACGACCGGAATGGCGACGGCGGGCGAGATAGAAGTCTGTAGTGACGCAACTTAGCTGGTGGTGGCCGGAGTGGAGCTCGGGCATGCACGCTCGAGCAGTAGCCATGGCTACGAGCAGGCGTTGAAAGGTAGAGAACACATAGAAAAAGTATAAAGGCACGTGTTGGACATAAAAGGCGATGGACACAGTGTGTATGATCCACCGACTAAGCCATATCGTTTTTCAACATGGAAGCTGCTAGACGTCAATCAGTGGATCGATACTAAACATCAGTCACTCGAATGGGCATTTGATGTACGCGTTCGTAACCGTCTAATCTACCTGCTGGCACGTGGCTCGATAGCCTCCCCTCACCAATTAATTCTTAAAGCGTCGGTCTAGTTGTTGAAACATCTGTCACCAAGATAACCGTCGGATCTCCGAACGCAGCTGTCCGCAACCGTCCGGTCTAACTCAACCAATAAACAAGATGTCGTAATTTTTGCAGTATGGGTCAGAAGATGTCGTAATTTTTGCAACATGGGTCCGAATATATTGTAATTTTCGTAACATGTCGTAATTTTTGTAACATAAGTTTCTGCAACACGGTCATTGTTTCTTCAAGGCGGTCgttattttaaaaattatttctGCAACGCGGCCGTTGTTCAGGAATGCAGCTGTAACTAGTTTGTTGTTTAGAAATTAATGTGtcatgaaaaaaattcaaatgcGCTCGTCCTTCCACCGAGACGAGCCACACGATGGAACGACCATGGAGACGGAGGACGGACGCGGCGATCGGCCTAATCTTTTCCCAATTGAAAAGCAATTACTACAAGTTTTTGGCCTAAAAACCGTTGTGAAAAGCATGAAGGCATGAAGCCAACGGGTGGAAGTACCACGGTGTTCGTGGGGCGACCACGGCCAGAAGGTGAACGCGGGAGGACCTTCCGTTCCCCATCCCTTCGCCACCCCTGCCCTCCTTCCCCCGAAAAAAAAAAAGAATCTCAACAACGATGAATCCTTTGTTAAATAATGCGCTCAGCGGCGGCTGCGCGTTCCCGTCGGTGGCATCCGCGCTGCGGTTGCCGGCGGCCTCCCTCCGTACAAGCGCGggccggagcaggaccaggaggCGGCGGACCAGTTTAGCGCGCGCAGCCTCGGATGGCTCTGACGGCGCTGTCGCCGGCGCTGTAACGGAAGGGGACGCAGGCGTCGGCGCCGGCGGGCAGCGCGGTGCCTCGGCCGAGCCGGCGGCGGAGAAGCAGCAGCCCGTCGTCGATCCTAGGATCGAGAAGGAGCTCAAGAAGGTTTGATTTGCTAAAGCCCTGAACCCATTTGCAGTTCTGCCGAGATAAATTGTCAAGCTTTATCTGATATACGGTTGGGGTCCTCCTTGAGCAGGCAGTTCAGAAGACCGCGGCGACGTTTGCGccgagggcgtccacgaaaagcaAGAACCCCGCTGTGCCCGGTTCCACTCTGTACACCATCTTTGAGGTCCAGGCGTACGCGTCCATGCTTGCCGGCGGCGCCCTTTCCTTCAACCTCGTCTTCCCCTCCAGCGAGCCGGACATTTGGAGGCTCATGGGGATGTGGTCTATCTGGATGTTCAGTAAGTAAGACATGTGTTTTCCAGCAAGTTTGTTCCTTGTCGAGGATGATTTTTGGTGCTTATTTCTTGATGAAGTGAATATGTCGTGTTTACTGTTTACTGCTGTTCAATTGCTAAGAATTTTGTTGCTACCGTTGGCAGCAATGTCCTTTAAGAACCATGTCTAGGTTATGATCTGTTCTTGGCATGCTTTGCAAATAGGAACATGATGTATCTCGTACATCTTTGTTGGGAATGGCTAGGGGACAGCACACTGAATTTAGAATCTGCTTCCGCCGCCCGGCTCGCTCCCGTgaccacctccccccccccccaccccaccctAAGATAGATAGCGGGGTCTTCTCCGAAAAGCTCCTTCTTCCCTCCGGCGAGCTCCTTCCTTCCCTCCGACTGTTCCTTCCTTCACGTGAAAATCGACAGACCCAAATACTTACATATAGCTATTGTGGTCTTTGTTTCGTGCGAAGGATGTATCTTGTATTCTTGTATATGTAGTTCACTAGAAATTTATAAATGGTTATTAACCAGCAGAATGAACACAGGCAGGCAGCCTTGAGCTGATGTTGCAACAAATTGAAACGATATGTCTAAATTATTGAGAATATGTTTTTTTTGATTCAGTACTAATGCACCGAAACCTTTTCTGCAACATAGTAACCGATCATATCATACTTCTGTAGCTATACCTTCTCTGCGGGCCCGTGACTGCTCAAACAAGGAGAAAGAGGCTCTGAATTATTTGTTCATCCTGGTCCCTTTGATCAACGTGATCATCCCATTCTTCGTGAAATCATTTGCGGTTGTCTGGTCAGCAGATACGGTCGCCTTTTTCCTGATGTATGCATGGAAGGTATATGTTTAATGTTGTCTTCTCTTTCAGGACTTGCTCTTGTATATATTCGCTAAATAAGTTGTGCATTGCTACGGATGAAAAAACTAGATTATCCCAAGCCCTCATGTATATATCTAACAGATTTTTCTCTACACAGCTTGGATGGCTGCAAAAGTCCGAGTGAAGACTATCCTCATTGAGGAGCATTCTACCTGCAACTTTTGCTGGTTTATTTTCTAGGGCACAGGTTGATCGAATTATTTCAAGATGTAGCGTCTGTATAGCCCTTTAAAGTTTTGTGTATACCCATGAAGTACGGAGAAATGTGATTTTGACATCAGATTGTTAAATAGATGTAACTGAGGGCAAACTTTCATTATTAACTAGGAACCATGCAGCTTTGTTAGATAATCGTTAAATATGTGTGTGCTTATTCTAAAAATTGTACCTAACTATTTGTGTATACCCCAGGAGCAGCAACGATCAAAGCACATTTATGGTTCAAGTGACTTGATGTGCATATTTGCATCAAAGAGGGAAATGTCCCTTGATTATGTTGGGTTTTTTGGGGGCAACCCACCTGAACCATGTCAATTATAATTGCAAGAAATTAGGCAAAAGCTGCATGTGCAGAAAAGAAGTAAATGTGCTTTGATAAATACGTAGTATTATGTTGCTAATTCTTCCTGCTCATTTTGTTGGGAAACATCGAAACAATGTAAGCATGCTTAGAATAAGACAGTTCTTGGGACAAGGAGTTTTGCAACTTTTATTGAGGTAGGCGCTAAAAACTGCATTTTAATGAATCTAATCAGCATCCGCTGTGCTACATATCTGTTCATGTGGAACAGTGAACCATGCGATGGCATTCCATTCTTTTTGTAGTACTATTAGCTGTTGATCAGATATTGTCAATTCCTGCTGTAGGATGGTTTGGATCCGGATTCCTATTTGTGATGCTTTCTTTTGTACCATGAGTTGATGAATGATGCTCCACTTCTgtgtgcatcaatcgatgcaaagCCTGGGGTTATTACCCTCTTTTTGAAAAGGAAAAACCTTGTGTGTGTGCTTCAACTGAGGTTGACCTGTTGAATCCGAGGCAGCGTCCTCGGCCCTAGTGGGCGGCATTGCCTTGCGGAGGGTGGCCAATGGATAACGGGGGCTAGCGGTATCGATCTAGTTCTTCATGGTCTCTGGTCACCGGATCCGGAGTGGCGTGTCTACAATGGTGGTTAGGGTTCCGGGAAAAATCCCTAGCTCATGGACGGCCACGGCGATGGTGACTTTCGTGGATGTTGGtccccttcttggaggtgttgtcGAGGACCCCTTCCCCTCTTCATCCCTTCTTCCCGAGTGAAACCCTAGTCATTTCTGGATTTGGCAGCTGCAACACCCTAACATTGTCCCCTTCTTGGAGGCACCGAGTGGGACAATAGGTTGCGAGTGTGCCAGGTTGTCGGTGGCGGGTATTCGACGGTGTCTTGGGACTTTGCTCTGCCGGTGCCCCTCCTTCGCTATCGCTCCTTCTGGTGCTCCACAATGATTTCCTACATCAGCCTAAGTGGTTTTCCATGGATGGCGGCGGTGTTGACCTTATGGCGAACTCAACATGGTTAGGCGGTCATGCTTGGTTTCTGCTCCTTGGTGACCATGTCGTTTGCTTCAGCTCGAGCTCTTGGGTGAGCGAATCTGACTGCTCGCGGTGCGGCGCCTTTCAAGCCAGGGCGAGAGGGCAGAAGGCCCTCTTCAGCGGCGGAGACGGAAGTCAGCACGATTTGGTCCAGCTACCCCATTGTAGACAACGGTGTGCTCCCACCTCCTTTGTTATGCTCATTCCGTGTTCCTCACTCTTGTCCGCTCCATTGGTGTGGCAACTTGGTGGATGAGGACCCTGACGAACAAGTTGCGCTTCTTGTTTCATTTTTGGTTTTCTTGTTTGAGTGTCTTGTAAGCTGATCATGCAACGTCATGTATCCTGTATCTTTCGCCGTTTCCTGTTTCTCAAGGCGTCATTTATTTAACGCCGGCCCTAGGCCTTCTTTCTAAAAGAATACAGTTCATCTTGGTTTCCCGTTCATGTGACAGTATGAAGATTCACATATCCCACTGACGATGGATAGCAACAACCGTGGTTCAGCAGAATATTGTCGAAAGGAGCGTTACTTTCAGTCCGGAGTCAATGATTTCAGAGTTTCCTGATTTGTGTACTACACTACAAGCCTTGCAACTGACTTATGTTTCTCTTATCTGTTCTCTGGATAGAATGGTGCCAAGTTACATTTGTTCGTTggtactttatactagctctagtacaaagttgtatttGTTGGAAGTTGTAATCTACGGTATTGTATAAACCGTATAGAGATAACTTAGACTTAGAGATAAGTTAGTTCAAACCATATATGCCGAAGAGATATGACTTGGAGATCAATCCTTCGGCATAACAAACttgtatattttgtgctataTATTAACACGCATCCCGTCCCTGCTAGACATACGGTTAATCTAGCTTTTCCACATGGTATTCAGAGCCACCTCTTCCTATCGCATCTAAACCATGTCCAGCTCCTCCTCCACTGTCGCAATGGCCGCACCCTCCCTAGCATCCCTCGGCCACACCATCTCTGAGAAGTTGACTCGAGAGAACTTCCTGGTGAGGCGCGCGCAAGTCCTGCCGCACGTCAAAGCAGTCGGCATGATGGGCTACCTGGATGGCTCGATCCAGGAACCACCGGCTGTGCTCATCGTGGAGAAGGAGGTCTCCGGGAAGAAGGAAGCAACGGAGTCTCCAAACCCTGACCATGTGATATGGGTGACGCAAGATCAACAGGTCCTTACCTTCCTGATCACCACGTCCGCCGGCATCTGGAAAGCCTTGCTGCAGAGTTTTGCCTCGCAGTCTAGGGCTAGGGTGATCCAGCTTCGCTCGGCCATCGAGCACACGCGCAAGGGAGATCTGACAG encodes:
- the LOC123441607 gene encoding protein RESISTANCE TO PHYTOPHTHORA 1, chloroplastic isoform X2, whose translation is MNPLLNNALSGGCAFPSVASALRLPAASLRTSAGRSRTRRRRTSLARAASDGSDGAVAGAVTEGDAGVGAGGQRGASAEPAAEKQQPVVDPRIEKELKKAVQKTAATFAPRASTKSKNPAVPGSTLYTIFEVQAYASMLAGGALSFNLVFPSSEPDIWRLMGMWSIWMFTWMAAKVRVKTILIEEHSTCNFCWFIF
- the LOC123441607 gene encoding protein RESISTANCE TO PHYTOPHTHORA 1, chloroplastic isoform X1, yielding MNPLLNNALSGGCAFPSVASALRLPAASLRTSAGRSRTRRRRTSLARAASDGSDGAVAGAVTEGDAGVGAGGQRGASAEPAAEKQQPVVDPRIEKELKKAVQKTAATFAPRASTKSKNPAVPGSTLYTIFEVQAYASMLAGGALSFNLVFPSSEPDIWRLMGMWSIWMFTIPSLRARDCSNKEKEALNYLFILVPLINVIIPFFVKSFAVVWSADTVAFFLMYAWKLGWLQKSE